The DNA region CTCAGCATCTGCGAGCTTGTCTTCCGCTCTGAGCCCGCCATCAATCGGCTGGAGCGCGAGATCGATCAGTTGGCGCTTGACCTGCTTGCCATGGAGCAACCCATGGCGATCGACCTTCGCTTTATTCTGTCGGTCATTCGCATCAATGCCGATCTCGAGCGTGTCGGCGATCAGGCGGTGAACATCGCGATTCGTGTTCGCGAGATGGGCGCCTTCGCCAACACGGACCTTCCAGTCGACATACCCAAGCTGGCTTCGCTTGCTTCTGCGATGGTGCGCAAGGCGCTGCAAGCGTTTATCGAAGCCGATGCGGAACTGGCCCAGTCGGTGCTTCTGCTCGATGACCAGGTGGATGAGATGAACGATGCTGCGTTTTATGCACTCAGTTCGCTGATCAAGGAAAAGCCTGAGTTGACTCCGCAATCGCTCAACGCGCTGATCATTGCGCGGAATCTTGAGCGCGTTGGCGACCACGCTACCAATATCGCCGAGGATGTTATCTTCTGGGTTCGCGGATTTGATGTCCGGCATAATCCACGCGCAGATTAGTTCGAGCGGTCACGGTGCCCACCAGATGAGTCGCGGCAGAAATGGGTAGTACAGTGCCAGGCGAACTTTGCCTGCGGTGGTAATCGTTTGGGCATAGGCCTCTAGTTGCGCGCAGTACTTCACCCGCTCGGTTGCGAGAAAAGCGTCGATACCCTCGCTTCCGTGCGTGGCCGTTTTGTAATCCACAATCCAGAGGTAGTCGTTGCCGGGGGCCAGCGGTGTTGGGCCTGCACGAAACGTTCGATCCAGCCGCACGCTTTTGCGTGTCTCAGCCCACGAGATGAGCGCAAATTCGCTGGCTGCATCCTCGCGGGGCCCCAGTGTCCATAGGCCTTCGGCATCGCGCAACATATTTTCGAGGGCTGTCCGTACGCGCGATGCCAGTTGCTTTACCCGGACAGCGGTTAAGCCGTCGCCGCGCAAAACCGCCGCGATACGCGGCTCCCAGGCTGCCACCTCGATAAGCATCTGCTCTGCGCTGAGACCGCGTGCGAGTTGCTCTGTCACAATTTCTAAAAATCCATGAACGGCGTTTCCCAAGGCTCGTGCCTCGAATGAACCTTCTGGACGATCGAAATGAGCCGCCGTTTCGATGGGGATGTCACCGTAGGATAGTCGTTGCGCCTCAGCAAAGCGTGCAGCCGGCAAAAAATCGAGCGGTAGCCGCTCCAGCATCACGGGCCGCTCATTCGCGGTTACTGCAGCTAGATCGCCGATGAAGGTGTCGTCAGCGATAGACGGAGGGGTCTCCTGATTAGACAGGGCAAACCGCTTCCGAACGTTATCCGAGGATTCGCTGCCGGCAGCGAAATGCCGCTCCGCTACTGGCCATGCGGCGCTCAACAGACTTCCGTACGCCTGACTGATCGATCCGTCTGATTTGGCTTCGGGGGCGGCAAAGAGATGCAGCTCCTCCCGCGCCCGGGTGCAGGCAACGTAGAATAACCGCTTGCGCTCCGCTGCATCGCGTACCTTCTCGATGCTATTCAGCCAATCGTTAAGCTCGCGCGATTCTTCTCCCTTGCCAACAATCGGGGCGAGGACGACATGCGCCGCGTCCGCTCCGCCCGAATCCACCTCGTTCCACGTCAATAGCCGTCCGCCGGATACGCGTGCCTTCTTCTCCAGCCCCGGCACGATCACCACATCCCATTCCAGCCCCTTGGCTCCGTGAATCGTGATCAGATCAACCGCGCCTGCGCTCACGGCTGCTTCCGCGTAGAGCTTGTTCAGTCGAGTCTTCAAAAGGGTTAGATCGATTGCTCCCGCCTGTTCTTCCACCTCGTCCAGAAGCTGCAGGTAACGGCGTGCGTTCGACATCTCGGCGGGTCTCAAATAGGCATCGCCGCCCAGCGAGCGCCATGTCCGCTCTACCCATTGAGATGTTGTCAGTCTGTTGCGCTGTGCAGAAGCGGCCTGTAATACGGGCCAGATCCGCATCAGCCGCTCACAGCTTTCGTCGCTCAGCAGATGCCCGCGTTTGGCGAGTACATCGTCGATGCAGCGCTGTGCCCATGTATCGTCGTCCGCGCCGGCGAGCATATGTAACTCAGACAGTCCCAATCCGCACCACGGAGCGTGGAGCACCGCCAGCCACGCCACCCTATCAGCGGGATGCAGTAGAGCCCGAGTCAGCGAGAAGAGGTCGAGGACCTCGCGGCGTTCACCCAGCGGCTCGATATCGACGGCACGAAAGAGAATTGCTCCTGCTCCATTGTCTTTTTTCAGGGCGGCGATAACGTCGGTTAAGTGATTGCGGCTGCGTACCAGCACGGCAATCTTCCACGGGTCTGTCCGTCCTTGCGGCAGCGGGCGAGCTTGCCATTGTTCGATGATTGCGCGTATGGCCTGCGCGTCTGTTTTGGATTGACGTCTGCGAGCTACAGAATCTGCGGCAGGTAATACATTTCCGTGCCATACGACATCGTTTGCGCCACTCGTTGACGAACCGCGTATTGCATCCGCCGAAACATATTCCACCTCGCTGATATTTGCTGCGCTTATTGCTCGGGGAAACATCAGAGAAAAATCATCGTTGAATGCGTCCACCAAGCCACGCTGCGAGCGAAAGTTCGCGGTCAAGCGCAGACAACGCATCGGTACATCGCCTAACTGCTCCGTGAGCATCGTTTGTACGAACCGCTCGACTCGCGCCTGCCGGAAGAGGTAGATCGATTGCTTGGGGTCGCCTACCAGGAAGACCGTCTGGCTGTGACCATCCCAGCTTTGTGTCAACAGTTGAATCAGCTCATATTGGCTGGTCGACGTATCTTGCATTTCGTCGACCAATAGATGCTGGAGCTGCATGCCTAAGGCGGCCTCCAGATCATGCACACCGTCCTCTCGTCGCAATGCTGTCTTCGCGAGCAGCCCCAGCTCAGCGAAATCGCACTCTCCGCGCTCGGCAAAGATAAGTTGCAACTCGGCCAGAGCATGACTGAGGACGCGGAACAATGCCTTTGCAACCACCCACTGCTCCTGCGGGTATCTTGGAGGGGGAAGGGAATTCACCGCCTGGATTGCTGCCAGTATGTCATCACGATCGTGCAGTTCGACGACGAGATCTTTAAGCCGCGCGGCATTTTTTTTGTCGAGATCGAATTTCAGCCAGTCGCTGCGAAATCCCGATCGCCAGCCTCCGTCGCCTTTCGTCATCAGGTGAATCAGTGCACGCCAGTGCTCGAGGTGCTCCGCGGATTCTTCAGGAGCGGTATGCAATCCGGCGCAGATCGCAATGGGAGAGGCCGAGCCTTTGTATCCGTCCGCGTGTCCCAATTCGCCGGCAAGGTGTGACAACTCACGGAGGAGGTCATCGGGAAGGGTCTGCGAAAGCCGCGTCAACCCAGTACAGATCGCTTGCTCGAGCGCTCGCTCGAGGCGAGGCAGTACGGTCTCATCCAGGTAGGAGTCGTCCAGATCGCGTCCAGTGAGTGGAACAAATTCGCCCCACTGGTCGCGCAGAGCCAGCATTCCCGCCAGCAGTCGCTCGCACTCTGCGAGGTTTCCATCGCGGTGCAGGAGCACTAATCGGAGGGCCGCGTTCAGGGCAGAGTTCGTGCCGCCGAGTTGCATCAGCGTTCGCCGAGCGGCTTCGCGATGAAGCCCTGAGGCGTCAAGTACGGGTGCCCGTCCGCCGCCGCCACCGCTAAGCACTGGCAGCGAGCCTGCGATCTCGGCGCATACGGAATCGATAGTGCGCACCTTTAGTCTGCGCGGGCGCTCCAACAGTCCCCACTCCAGCATTTGGTCGCGTTGCAAAACAGACTCCGCCAGCGCTCGCGTCTCTCGCTCGAAGTCGCTGTCATTTTGCAACGGCTCATTTCGCGATGCCTTTTCTAATTGGGCAACAACCCGTTCGCGAATCTCGCCGGTGGCTTTCACCGTGAATGTAATCGCCAGCACTTGCTCGGGTTGTTCCACGCTTTCGTCGCCTAGCAATTTGAGATATCGCTGAATGAGAAGGCCGGTTTTACCAGAGCCCGCAGGGGCTTCTACTATCCACGACTGCGTGATGTCGAGAGCACTCTCGCGTTCAC from Edaphobacter paludis includes:
- a CDS encoding UvrD-helicase domain-containing protein — encoded protein: MTKLFVVGPEADTQDRTDAGRPPDWRERESALDITQSWIVEAPAGSGKTGLLIQRYLKLLGDESVEQPEQVLAITFTVKATGEIRERVVAQLEKASRNEPLQNDSDFERETRALAESVLQRDQMLEWGLLERPRRLKVRTIDSVCAEIAGSLPVLSGGGGGRAPVLDASGLHREAARRTLMQLGGTNSALNAALRLVLLHRDGNLAECERLLAGMLALRDQWGEFVPLTGRDLDDSYLDETVLPRLERALEQAICTGLTRLSQTLPDDLLRELSHLAGELGHADGYKGSASPIAICAGLHTAPEESAEHLEHWRALIHLMTKGDGGWRSGFRSDWLKFDLDKKNAARLKDLVVELHDRDDILAAIQAVNSLPPPRYPQEQWVVAKALFRVLSHALAELQLIFAERGECDFAELGLLAKTALRREDGVHDLEAALGMQLQHLLVDEMQDTSTSQYELIQLLTQSWDGHSQTVFLVGDPKQSIYLFRQARVERFVQTMLTEQLGDVPMRCLRLTANFRSQRGLVDAFNDDFSLMFPRAISAANISEVEYVSADAIRGSSTSGANDVVWHGNVLPAADSVARRRQSKTDAQAIRAIIEQWQARPLPQGRTDPWKIAVLVRSRNHLTDVIAALKKDNGAGAILFRAVDIEPLGERREVLDLFSLTRALLHPADRVAWLAVLHAPWCGLGLSELHMLAGADDDTWAQRCIDDVLAKRGHLLSDESCERLMRIWPVLQAASAQRNRLTTSQWVERTWRSLGGDAYLRPAEMSNARRYLQLLDEVEEQAGAIDLTLLKTRLNKLYAEAAVSAGAVDLITIHGAKGLEWDVVIVPGLEKKARVSGGRLLTWNEVDSGGADAAHVVLAPIVGKGEESRELNDWLNSIEKVRDAAERKRLFYVACTRAREELHLFAAPEAKSDGSISQAYGSLLSAAWPVAERHFAAGSESSDNVRKRFALSNQETPPSIADDTFIGDLAAVTANERPVMLERLPLDFLPAARFAEAQRLSYGDIPIETAAHFDRPEGSFEARALGNAVHGFLEIVTEQLARGLSAEQMLIEVAAWEPRIAAVLRGDGLTAVRVKQLASRVRTALENMLRDAEGLWTLGPREDAASEFALISWAETRKSVRLDRTFRAGPTPLAPGNDYLWIVDYKTATHGSEGIDAFLATERVKYCAQLEAYAQTITTAGKVRLALYYPFLPRLIWWAP
- the phoU gene encoding phosphate signaling complex protein PhoU; protein product: MTRIKFQQNLDDLKERLLIMAGMAEQAIQRSIEAYSSRDLSICELVFRSEPAINRLEREIDQLALDLLAMEQPMAIDLRFILSVIRINADLERVGDQAVNIAIRVREMGAFANTDLPVDIPKLASLASAMVRKALQAFIEADAELAQSVLLLDDQVDEMNDAAFYALSSLIKEKPELTPQSLNALIIARNLERVGDHATNIAEDVIFWVRGFDVRHNPRAD